GGCGAGGTTCTTACGGGCACCGGTGTAGGTCGTCTCGTGGATCATCTCCGACCCCCTCTTCCTGTTGCGGAATACTGGTACAGATTTCCTGTACGTTAATATCCTGGTCTGGATCAATCCAGTTACCCCTCCCGCGCAGCCGGTTCGCGAACGATCTTGCAAGACCAAGATGCCCGCGCGGCGCAACGGGGTATCAACACGCAAACGCCCGGAGGGTCCATGCCGGCGAGGCGACGAAGAGGTGATCCAGAGCAAGCCCGTCACTTCCGTGCGGCAGGCACGGTCTTCGCCGGAATCGCGACGGCCTTCGCGTTCGTGGCCTGCACCGGCGACGGTGCGGACTCCGACCGGTTGCCGCCGCCTAGCGATGAGTGGACGTACTACGGCGGGCAGAACTCCTTCAACCGGTATTCTCCGCTCACGCAGATCGACCGTGAGAACGTGGACGCGGTGCAGGTTCTGTGGCGGCGGCCGGCCGTCGACGGCGCGCTGACGGCCGAGTATCCGGAGCTCGACTTCAACAACTACCTGCGCGGGACGCCCGTCCTCGTCGGCGGGACGCTGTACGCGCCCAACGCCGTCGGGCTTGTCGAGGCCTTCGATCCGGGGACTGGGGAGACGCGCTGGGTCCAGCGGCCGGAGTCGGAGGAGGACGTGCGCGGGCGGAGCTTCCGGGGCGTCGCCTACTGGCGCGGCTCAGGTACGGGTAGCGGGGACGGCGGTGCCGATGGCGGTGCCGATGGTGGCGCCGGGGACTCCGCCGGGCGGATCATCTCGGTCCGCGGTCCCTCGATGTACGCGCTGGATGCGGCGACCGGTAAGCGCGTCGTGTCGTTCGGCGACGGCGGACGGGTGGACCTGCAGCTGCCGGCCGGGGGACGGTACGGCTGGAGTTCGGGGCCGATCGTGGTCGGCGACGTCATCGTCCTCGCCGGGACTGTGGACGGGGCAGGGGACGGAGGCACGGAGTGGCGGGGGAGCGTCCGCGAGGACATCCGCGGCTTCGACGCCCGCACCGGCCGGCTCCTCTGGACCTTCCACGTGATCCCGGAGGAGGGGGAGTTCGGGGCGGACACCTGGCGCGGCGGGTCGCTCGCGGAATCCGGGGACCTCGGCTCGTGGTGCTGCCTGAGCGCGGACGACGAACTCGGCTACGTCTACGTGCCGCTCTCGGCTCCGACCTCCGCCTACTACGGGGGGCACCGGCCCGGCGACAACCTGTTCTCGAACAGCCTCGTGGCGCTCGACGCGGCGACGGGCGAACGGGTGTGGCACTTCCAGATGGTCCACCACGACATCTGGGAATACGACACCGTGGGCCCGCCCGTGCTGGGCCGGATCCACGTGGACGGGCGCGCGATCGACGCGGTGATGCAGGCGAGCAAGACCGCCTTCCTCTACACCTTCGACCGGCGCACCGGGGAGCCGGTGTGGCCGATCGACGAGGTCGAGGTGCCGCAGTCGACCGTGCCGGGCGAGGCCACGTCGCCGACGCAGCCGATTCCCAGCCGCCCGCCCGCCTTCGACCGCCAGGGGGTCACGCCGGAAGACGTGATCGACTTCACGCCCGAGATCCGCGAGCGGGCGCTCGCGCTGGCGGATTCGCTCGTCATGGGGCCGCTGTTCACGCCGCCGATGGAGCGGGGGACGGCGGAGGGGAAGATCGGGACGTACGTCATCCCGGGTGCGTGGGGGGCGGGGAACTGGAACACCGGCGCGTTCGATCCCGAGACGGGCGTCTACTACGCGGTGTCGCACACGCTCCCCAACGTCTGGAGCCTGTCGGAGAACTCCGAACCGGGGGAGATGGAGTTCGGCACGCAGGGCGGGTGGCCGCGGGCCGAGATCGAGGGCCTGCCGCTCGTGAAACCGCCGTGGGGACGGATCACGGCGATCGACATGAACCGGGGCGAACACCTCTGGATGGCGGCCAACGGCGACGGGCCCAACGACCACCCGCTCCTCGAAGGTCTCGACCTTCCGCCGCTGGGGAACGCGAACCGGCCGGCCCCGCTCGTCACGGGGTCGCTGCTCTTCATCGGGGAGGGGAGCGACGCGGTCATCGGGACGCCGGACACGCACTGGGGGACGACCTTCCGGGCGTACGACAAGGCGACGGGGCAGGTCGTGTGGGAGACGGAACTCCCGTCGGGGACGACCGGCGGGCCGATGACGTACCTGCACGCGGGGAAGCAGTACATCGTCGTCGCGGTCGGGGGGAGCGATCATCCGGCCGAGTACGTGGCGCTGGGCCTGCCGTGAGCCGCGCGCGGTGAGCGGTCTCTGGTCTCAAGCCGCCGGCGTGGCGGCGCGGACGCCGGAGTCGCGCAACCGGTACGTGGACTTCCTGCGCGCCGCCTCGATCGGCGCAGTCGTGGTCGGCCACTGGATACAGGCGGCGCCGTACACGGGCGGTGGGGACATCGCGCTCTCGAGCGTGCTCGAACACCAGTCGTGGACGCGCTGGCTCACGTGGATCTTTCAGGTGATGCCGATCTTCTTCCTCGTCGGCGGCTACTCGAACGGCGTCTCGTGGCAGTCTGCTACGGACAAGGGCACGAGCTACGCGGAGTGGCTGCAGGTGCGGCTCCGGCGCCTGCTCGGACCGGTACAGGTGCTGCTCGGAGTCTGGATGCTGCTCGCCATCGGCATGGCACTGGGCGGCGTCGATGCGGGCTTCGTGGGCGACCTGTCGCAGATGGCGCTCATCCCGGTCTGGTTTCTCGCCGTCTACGTCATGGTCGTGCTCATCGTGCCGCTGACGTACGCGGCCTGGCGGCGGTACGGGCTATGGTCGTTCTGGGTGCTGGTCGCCGCCGCGGTCGCGGACGACATCCTCTTCCTCGCCGCCGATCTGACCGCCGTGGGCTGGGCCAACTACGCCTTCATCTGGGTCGCCGTCCACCAGTTGGGGTACGCGTGGCGCGACGGCTACGCGGCGGGCCTGCGGCGGGGCGCGGCGTGGGCCGCCCTGGGCGCGGCGGCGCTCGTCGGCATGGTGACGCTCGGACCGTACCCGGTCAGCATGGTGAGCGTCCCCGGCGACCAGATCAGCAACTCGCTGCCGCCGAAGCTGCCCATGCTGGCGCTGGCGCTCATGCACACCGGACTGCTGCTGTCGATCGAGGGCCCGATGCGGCGCTGGCTCGACCGGGCCGCGCCGTGGACGGCGACGGTGCTCGTGAACGGGATGATCATGACGATCTTCCTCTGGCACCTGACGGCCGCCACGCTGGTGATCGGCGCCGCGCTACTTCTCGGAGGCGTGGGTCTGGCCGCCGACCCCGCCGGCGCGGGATGGTGGGCTGTCCGGCCGCTCTGGCTGGCCGTGTACGCGTTCGCGCTGGTCCCGTGCGTGCTCGCATTCGGAAGACTCGAGCGGCGCGGCGGAGCGGGCCGGACGCGTCCCGGCTGGCTTCTCGCGGGGGGTGCGACGGTGGCCTGCGCCGGCTTGGCGCTCCTCGCGCTCGGGGGTGTAGCGGCGGAGGGGGGCGGGCCGTTCGGGCTGAGGTTGGACGTGCTCGTGCTCGCGTTCGTTGGCGCGGAACTGGCCGGCGCCAATCCGCTGGCGCGTGCCCGGGGCGGCTGAGCGGCGGTGGGACGGCGTGGGTCGAATTGCGAAGTAGGCGGTTTCCATTGGAGGCGATAATGCGTGTCGGAATGTTCCCGCTCCTGATCTCCGGCCTTCTGGCCACACCCGG
The window above is part of the Candidatus Palauibacter scopulicola genome. Proteins encoded here:
- a CDS encoding PQQ-binding-like beta-propeller repeat protein, whose protein sequence is MPPPSDEWTYYGGQNSFNRYSPLTQIDRENVDAVQVLWRRPAVDGALTAEYPELDFNNYLRGTPVLVGGTLYAPNAVGLVEAFDPGTGETRWVQRPESEEDVRGRSFRGVAYWRGSGTGSGDGGADGGADGGAGDSAGRIISVRGPSMYALDAATGKRVVSFGDGGRVDLQLPAGGRYGWSSGPIVVGDVIVLAGTVDGAGDGGTEWRGSVREDIRGFDARTGRLLWTFHVIPEEGEFGADTWRGGSLAESGDLGSWCCLSADDELGYVYVPLSAPTSAYYGGHRPGDNLFSNSLVALDAATGERVWHFQMVHHDIWEYDTVGPPVLGRIHVDGRAIDAVMQASKTAFLYTFDRRTGEPVWPIDEVEVPQSTVPGEATSPTQPIPSRPPAFDRQGVTPEDVIDFTPEIRERALALADSLVMGPLFTPPMERGTAEGKIGTYVIPGAWGAGNWNTGAFDPETGVYYAVSHTLPNVWSLSENSEPGEMEFGTQGGWPRAEIEGLPLVKPPWGRITAIDMNRGEHLWMAANGDGPNDHPLLEGLDLPPLGNANRPAPLVTGSLLFIGEGSDAVIGTPDTHWGTTFRAYDKATGQVVWETELPSGTTGGPMTYLHAGKQYIVVAVGGSDHPAEYVALGLP
- a CDS encoding acyltransferase, whose translation is MSGLWSQAAGVAARTPESRNRYVDFLRAASIGAVVVGHWIQAAPYTGGGDIALSSVLEHQSWTRWLTWIFQVMPIFFLVGGYSNGVSWQSATDKGTSYAEWLQVRLRRLLGPVQVLLGVWMLLAIGMALGGVDAGFVGDLSQMALIPVWFLAVYVMVVLIVPLTYAAWRRYGLWSFWVLVAAAVADDILFLAADLTAVGWANYAFIWVAVHQLGYAWRDGYAAGLRRGAAWAALGAAALVGMVTLGPYPVSMVSVPGDQISNSLPPKLPMLALALMHTGLLLSIEGPMRRWLDRAAPWTATVLVNGMIMTIFLWHLTAATLVIGAALLLGGVGLAADPAGAGWWAVRPLWLAVYAFALVPCVLAFGRLERRGGAGRTRPGWLLAGGATVACAGLALLALGGVAAEGGGPFGLRLDVLVLAFVGAELAGANPLARARGG